The DNA segment CAATCCCGCGCCGATAATAAAGGCCTGTACTAGTCGTCCTCGGGTGAGGCTTTCCGGTCGTAGATCTCTTTTTGATGCTCGAGCGGGACGTCGCCGAGGTTGTTCGTTATATGGACGTTGCCCTTGTCGTCGACCCATTCGTAGAACTCGCTTTCTTTTGGGCTCTCCGGCGGAGCTTCATCCACGGAGACGCTTTCGTTCCCGGTCTCATCAGGAGGGAACAGCTCCGTGTCCTCTTCCTCTTGCGCGGCCCCCGTTTCCCCGTCTTTATCCCCTTCCTGTGTCGGAGGCTCTTTCGGCGCGTTTACCTCGATATTGCTCTTCCGCTGGAGGCTCCTGCCGAGCGTGCTTCCGCCCTGGCCCTGACCCAGTGTCGAAAGGCCGAAGTTGTCGAGGTTTTCCTCCGGCCAGTAATAGTATTCGTAAGGCTGCTGCTCGATAACCACAGGCTCGCCTGAGCCCTGGCCTGTGCTCTGACTCTCCTCCTCGGGCATGGTTTCCTCTCCTCCGGGTTCGCTGTCCTCATACTGTGCGAACGCCGGATACGCAGGAACTAGTAACAGTAATGCCGATAAGACTAAAAGAACATCTTTCATCTTGGCGCTCCCTCTCTTTCAAGCCTGTTTAATTATAACCCGTGCCGGGGCGGGATGTGTTACATTATTTAGATGAATTTATCGGGAGGTATATAAATGAAAATGCTGACTGCTCTGCAGCTCTTTTTAATTATGATACTGCCTGCGGTTTACACTTATTCGAACGCTGCAGGTGCGGAAGGCTTGTCGACCGTAAGCTCCGAGTCTGAAACCGTATCAGCCGCGCCCGGGAAAGCCGTCTCGGCCAGGTGTACGTGTCCCGCGGGTATGGAGCTCATCGGCGGGGGAGGGGAATGCACTGGATTTCTAGTGACGGACGGCTGGGCGAGCCTTGCGAAAAGCGCCCCTGTTCCTGACGGCTCTTCATGGTATGTCGAATGCGCTAACACCGGAACGCGCCCTGGCGAGATACAGGCTAAAGCCTGGGCGATATGCGCCGACCCTGCGGTCTTCGATACGAATAAAAGGAAATGAATAGCCTTCCCGTCACCTGGACGGGTTCGGTATCTTGAAGAAGATCGTATAGAGGACGGGGACCACGACGAGCGTGAGCACGGTAGCTACGAGGAGACCGAACATGATAGTCACCGCCATCGACACGAAAAACGCGTCCTGGAGAAGCGGTATCATGCCGAGTATCGTTGTCGCCGCGGCCATCATCACGGGGTTCAGCCTGCTCACCCCCGAATCAACGACCGACTGGTAGCGGTCCTTCCCGCTTTTTATCTCCGTGTCAATCTGGTCTATAAGCACTATTGCGTTCTTGATTAGCATTCCCGAGAGGCTGAGAAGGCCGAGGAGGGCCATGAACCCGAAAGGCTGCTTGAACAAGATGAGCCCGACCGTGACGCCTATGATCGAGAGAGGTACTGTGAGCCATATAATCAGGGGCTGCCTCACCGAGTTGAAGAGGAACACAACTATGAGCACCATCATAGCGAAGAATACCGGAATGCTCTTTTGGAGTCCGGCGTTCGCCCTGGCGGAGTCCTCCGCCTCTCCACCCCAGGCTATATAGTAGCCGGGCAGTCCCTTTAGCGGCAGCTGGTCGGAATCGCGTATGGGTATAACCTCGTGGTCGAAGTCCTGAAAGGGGTTGTCTTCCGGACCGAAATCCTGGCCCGTCACCCTGCCTACGTCCACGTTAAGCGCTTTTTCTATCTCGGGCTTCACGCGCGCGAGAAGCTCGCTCGGGAGCTCCGTCCTAGGGTCGGCGTGTATTTTTATCATCGTCACTCTGTCCCTTCTTCCTATATTAGCGTCCTCGGTCTCTGTGTTGAAACCCGATATCACCTGTCCTATAGGTATCATTCTGCCGGCGGCCGTGCTCCATATCTGGAGGCTCTGCAGAGTGTCCAGGTTCATCCTCTCGTATTCAGGTGCCCTGGCGATTATAGGCATCAGCTGCGGCTCGAAAGTGCTTTTGTCCCTGTATATGCCGGTCGTCGTGCCCGAGAACGATTCTTCGAACGCCCTCGCGACCTCGGGCCTGGATATTCCGAGCTGGCTCGCCTGGGCCTCCTCCATCTGCGGCCTGACGACCTTCACCTTCTCCTTCCACTCGTCCCTCACGGCTTTAGCCTGCGGGTCTGCGTTGAGGATCTCCTTGACCTTACCCGCGAGCTCCCTGAGCACCATTCTGTCGGGCCCGCTTATGCGGAGCTGTATCTTCCCCCCTTCTCCGGGACCGAGGAGGAATTTCCTCACGTTCACGACCGCATTGGGCAGGAGCTTTTCGAGGTCGTCCTGCGTCTTCTGAAATATAGGGTCGATGACGTTGTAGTTTTCAACGGTTGCAAGGATGACGGCGTAACTGGACGATGACTTCCCCGGCACATACGTGAGCAGGAACCTCGGGTCGCCGCCTCCGATCTCCGTGATTACGTCCGTCACGCCTTCCACGCCCCTGAGGTATTTCTCCGCTGCGTCGAGCTCCTTGGCGGTGTCCTCTATCCTATATCCCTCGGGGAAATATAGCTCGACGAAAAACTGCGGCCTCGTCGCCGTAGGGAAGAACATGGTCTTCACGAACCCGAACCCGATGATGGACAGGATAAAAATTCCGACCACGATGCCGACAGTTACGTATCTCCGGCTGATCGCGGCTATGAGCAGTTTTTTATAAGTCTGAAAGAATCTCCCCGCGTAAGGGTCTTTCGCGTTGGAATCAACCTTCCCGGGCTTCTTTTTCCCTATCAGGAAATGTTTACAGAGGAGAGGCGTTATCGTCACCGCCGTGACCCAGCTGAACATAAGCGAGATTAAAATGACCTGAAAGAGTGATCGGCAATACTCCCCTGTGCTGTCCTTGGATGTGCCTATCGCGGCGAACGCCAGGACCGCCACCACGGTCGCCCCGAGAAGAGGCATTGCCGTCTGTCCCACGATATCGTTAGCCGCGCTTATAGCGTCCTCTCCCTGCTCCATCTTTATCCTCATGCCGTCTACGACCACAATCGCGTTGTCTACTAGCATGCCGAGCGCGATTATAAGCGCACCTAGCGAGATCCTTTCGAGCGTTATGTTCCACATGCCCATAAAAACAAAAGTTCCGCATATCGTGATGAAGAGGACGGCTCCGATGATAAGACCGCTCCTGAGCCCCATAGCGAAAAGCAGGACGACCACGACAATTACGATTGCTTCTATGAGGTTTATTACGAACCCGTTTATCGACTGGGTTACCGATTCCGACTGGAGAGAGATGACTTCAAGCTCCATCCCAAGCGGCGCGAGCGGCTCGAGCTCCTTTACCTTCTGCTCTATGCCTTCCCCCATTGTCACGACGTTTCCGCCGAGGACCGTCGATATAGCGAGGCCGATCGCGGGTTTCCCGTTGTACCGGAGCATGTTTTTCGGCGGCTCCCTGTAACCTCTCCTGACGTCGGCCACGTCCCTCAGATACACGAGGTTCTTGCCCCCGCGGCTGCTCACCAGGAGGTCCCCGAACTCTTCCTCGGAAGTAAACTCGCCCGTCGGGCTTATAGGGTATTTCTCCGTTCCCACGTCGATGTCGCCGGCGTCTGAGGGAAGGTTCTTGGCCCGGAGCGCGTTGTAGATATCCATCTGCGATATCTCGAGCGCCGCCATCTTGGGGCGCGACATCTCTACGTAAACCGCCTCGGGCTGCTCGCCGTAGAGGATTATTTTCTTGACGTCCTTGACCAGGAGCAGCTCCCTCTTGAGGAGGTCGGCGTAGTCCTTTAGCTCGGCATACGTGTATCCTTCTCCCGTGATCGCCAGATAGACGCCGTATACGTCGCCGTAGTCGTCGTTGACCAGGGACGGGCCCGCGCCCGGGGGCAGCTGGGACTGGTAATCGTTAACCTTCCTCCTGAGCTCGTCCCATACCTGGGGCAGGCTCTTCTTGTCGTATTCGTCCTTGATCACGGCCTTTACCGTCGAGAGTCCGCGGGACGAAGTGGACTCGACCCTCTTCAGCTGCCCAAGCTCCTGGACTGCTTTCTCGATCACGTTGGTTACTTCCTTTTCGACTTCCGAGGCGCTCGCGCCGGGGTAGGGCGTAGTTATTATGGCTTCTTTGATTGTGAACTCGGGGTCCTCCAGCCTGGGCAGGCTCTGGAACGATTTAAACCCCGCGTAGACGACTACGATTGTGAGCGTGATCGTGATTACGTTTTTTCTTATGGACAATTCGGCTATCTTCATCCGGGGGAGACCTTCATGCCTTGAATTCTACTCGAGGAGCGTAACCTGCATTCCTTCCTTGAGCTGCGCGATGCCGGTAACGGCTATCATCTCGCCTACTTTAAGCCCGCCGAGTATTTCTATTTCCTTTTGTCCGGTTACCGCGCCGACTTTTACAACCCTCTTGTGTACGGTCATGTCGTTCTGGTCGACCACCCATACGTACTGGTCGGCGCCGTCGCCTGTCACGACCGCTATCGCCGGGACGATGAAGTAGCTTCCGTTGCCGGTTTCGCTGGCTTTACCCACAACGTGCACCTGAGCGGTCATTCCCGGAAGCACCCTTATCGTTCCGGGCTGGTCCATGCTGAGTGTGGCCCGGTACGTCTGTGTTCTCGGGTCGGCCTGTGCGCTTATCTCTTTTATCGTGAGGGGGAATTCTTCCCCCGGAGCGGACTGAAAAGTGGCATAGAGCTGCGCAACGTCCCCTTGCTTCGAGGACGCCAGTATATTCTCCGGCAGGTCGATAACGATCTCTACTTTTGACAGGTCCTGCAGGCTCAGTATATCGTCGAAGGAGTTTACTTCCTGAAAGTTCTCTACGAATTTCGCGCCGACGTATCCGCTGAAGGGCGCTTTCAGATAGGTGTATTCGATATTCGCCTTCGCGTATTCGAGCTTCGCTTTGGCCGTGTCGCGCTTCGCCCTTCTGACGTCCAGGTCGGCCAGCGGCACGGCATTACGTTCATAGAGGTCTTTATATCGCTTGTAATCCGCCTGGGCCTCGACATACTGCGCGTAAGCCTCGTCGTACGCGATCTCGTAGTCCCTCGGGTCGAGCCTCGCAAGGAGCTGGCCTTGTTTGACCTCGTCGCCCTCGTTAACGGGGAACTCTATCAACGGCCCCCTGACCCTGAAGGCGAGGTTCACTCTTTGAGACCCCTGCACCTTGCCGGGGAAGCTCCTGCCGAAACCCTGGCCGCCGCCGAGTGTGATGGTCTTTACAGGTCTTATTACCTGCACGGGCGTTTCGTCCTTTTCCTCGCCGCCGCACGAGCAAAGGATCATGATGAGAGCCAGTATTGCTATTTTTCTCAGCGGAGAGCCGCTCGTTCTATGTTTCATGTTTCGTCCCTCTATAATTGCATAATTCTTACATTCGGCCTATTCCTCGGGCGGACCTGCGGGCCCGGCGTCTGTCTTGTTGTCCGTTTCAGCGGGTTTGTTATAGAAATCGTCGAGCATCCTGAACAGCTCGTCACGCTCCTGGGGCGATGTGAAGAAATCGAACCTGCCCGACGCGCGCTGCACGTTCATCAGGTCGATGAGGAAGTTATATACCGAATTGGCCGCGTTGAGGTCCGCCGAGAGCGCGGCGTTCTGAGCGTCAAGAAGGTCTAAGATGGACACGACGCCTCGGGAATAGGAATCGGTGACGAGCTCGAGGTTCTTATGCGCTGCCTCCGCCGCGTCGAGCGCGAACCCGATGCTCGGGTACGACGCCCCTGAGGCGTTGAGCGAAGTCCTTATCTGCTCTTCGACCTTTTCCGCGGTCGAGTCCCTTTCGTATCTGAGACGCGACAATTCGCTCCTGGCTTTCTTGTAGTCCGCTATTTTTGCTCCGCCCCTGAATAGCGGGAACGACGCCTGTATCTGTACGGTCCATTCGGTATCGTCCGCTGTCGCTATGTCTATCGGGAAATCGGGAGGGATATTTACATCGGAACCCGCTCCTCCTTCGTAGAGGAACTGCCTCAGCTCTCCGAACGCGAAGATGGTAGGCGACCAGAACGCCCTCTTGGTCGACGTGAGAATCCTGTCCTGGGCAGCTATCTCGGAGTCTATCGCTGCGATTGCGGGTGATAGCTTGAGTCCGAGGTTGACCATGAAATCCATGAAGACCTTGAACGATTCGGGATTGTCTACGTATTTCTCGAGCCTCGGGTCGCTCACTAGGAGCGACGGGTCTTCGAGACCCGTCTCCACCGTTGTGTATTCCTCTCCCTGCGGCCTGTGCAGGAGCCTGTTGACTAGTATCTCCGTATTCTTCCTGTCGGCTTCGGAGTTCACCACGTCTATCCTGTCTGACGATATCTGGCTTTCCCACCTGTACACCTCCGCGGGACTCGCTACCCCTATGTCCCGCCTGACCTTGGCTATCTCGAGATTGGACTTGGTAAGCTTCAGGTTCTCTTTCTGTATCCTCTCTATAGTCTTGGCCCGGAGCACGTTCAGGTACCCGATCGCCGTCGCGGCTATAATATCGAGCCTCACTTCGTCGCGCGTGAACTCCCTAGATTCCTGGAGCCGCTTCTGCACGGTGAGGTTCGACCACGCCCTTTCGGAATATATGAGCTGGCTTACGTTCCCTCCGACGCTGATGTCGCGCTGCGGTTGTGTGCCGAGACTCGCCTCCGCCCTGTCCTTGTCTATGTATGTATTTGCGGCGAAAATGTCCGATTGGGGAAGGAGCTCGGCCATCGCGAGCCTGATATCCTGGGCCCCGGCAGCGACGAACTGGTCGGCGGCCAGGAGGTCGAGGTTGACTTCAACCGACTCGTTCACCGCCTGCTCGAGAGTGAGCGTCCTACCTTTCTCGGCGGGTTCTTCGTTTATGAGAGAGGCTTCCGTGAGTATGCTCCACGAGGGAGAAAACTTTATGGCGCGGGCTGTGGCCATATTGACCGTGAGCAGCTCTTCTTCCGAAAACTCGACGGGGAAATCCCCCGCCTGATCGCCGAGCAGTATGCTCTGCACTACGAGCGCTACGCGGCGCGCCTCTCTGGTAATATTGTGCTCCGGCGTGAGGCCGATGAGGGCTCCCGTTTCGACTTCCCTCTTTCCCATCATGGAAAAAGAGGGGAGGTTCTTTTCTATGAGACCGTCATAGAGCTCCGCCATCTGGGACCCGGTATAGTTGATTATCGGCGAAACGAAGACGGCCTCGGCGTCGGCTGGTATGGCCGAGAGAGACTCAGCGACAGACGCTCTCGCCGGCACGAGCTCTATGATTATATCGTTCTCGGCCGATATTTTTTTTACCGAGTTCTCGAGCGCCGGTATGAGCTCTGTCATGAGCGGCATGTAGAGGAGGGCCATCCTTTTAAAACCGACTATGTCCCTGAATCTTTTGATGTCCCTTCCGATTGTCACGGGCCTCGACAGGTAATAGAGGTTCCCGACGCCGCTCCCCCCGCCCTCGGCGGGCGTGAGCCCCATTAACACGGGATCGATGACCCACGGGGCGATCACCGGCTTCGGGAAAGCGGTCCTGCCCGCGGCTTCCGTCGAGCCGATTATCCCCAGAGTTATCAGAATATCGACTCCGGGGTCTGAGAGCTGCCTCTCTATCGCGGCCTTGACTCCCGCCGATGTCCAGTCGGAGGTTATTATCTTGTCCTCGGGAAACAGGACAGTGAATTCCCCTTCGGTAAGGTCTCCGATTTCCTTCTTGTAAGCCTCCAGCACCCTGTAATTCAAGTCGGAAGGGCCGTCGAAAACTATGCCGATATTGACCCCGCGGGCTTCCGGCGAAGCGGATATAATAGTGAAGATCAAAAGTGAAAGGAACGATACTAGAGTTTTGACTCCTGCCGGGGTCATTCAAATCTCCTCTGTAGGGCTGCCGGAAACTTGATTATACATGAGTTGATTTTGTTAAAAAAGGAACATTTGTCAATTTGCTGCGGAGCTTAAATACCCAACGTGCGTCAATCTCAGGGGTTCCTTGTTTTTAAAACTTTACGTGGTGTATAATTTGGGCAAAACTGTGATCGATTGCGATAAGGGAGGACTTGTATGAACTCGACTTCGCCAGTGAAACGCATAGCCGCTTTGTCATTCGCATTAATGATTTGTTTTATTATTTCAAACGTATATGCAAACGCGCAAAACCTCCCTCCCGGGAGCTATAAGGACACCTGCAGGTCTATCAACGTGTACGGCGGTAACCTCACGGCCCAGTGTCAGAAGGCGGACGGGAGCTGGAAGAATACGTCAATTCAGTACTACGACTGCGAGGGGGGTATCACGAACGAGAACGGCAACCTCACCTGCAAGCACAAGCCTAAGCCCGATAAGCCTCTTCCCAGGGGAAGCTACAAGCAGAGCTGCAAGGATTCTTATGTAGAGGGGAAGTGGCTATATTCCAAATGTAAGAGGACGAACGGCAACTGGAACAATACTTCGATCAAATACGCCGACTGCGGCAAGGACATTTGGAACAACAACGGTGTGCTCACATGCGGCGGCGGTACCTCTAACCTTCCGAAGGGGAGTTACAAGGAGACCTGCAAGGACGCCTACGTCGACGGGAAATGGCTCTACGCCAAGTGCCGGAAAAATAACGGGAGCTGGTACAGCACGTCGATAAAGTATACGGACTGCAATAAGGACATCTGGAACGATAACGGCGTGCTCACATGCGGCGGGGGAGGGGGCTCCGGTCTTCCCAAGGGGAGCTACAAGGAGTCTTGCAAGAACATATATGTAGAGGGTAACGTACTGGAGGCGGATTGTCTCAACAGGAACGGGAAGTATTCGCACACGAGCATCAAGTACAAGAACTGCAACAAGGGCGTCTGGAACGATAAAGGGACTCTCAGGTGTAACTGATCCCGGCGCGGTTCGTCTTCGCGGCCTGTATTCGTACTTCTAATCCCTGTTTTCCGTTTTGGAGACCACAAGGTCCCTGAGCGAGGTCCCGCCCAGCGCTGCGCTTATCGCGTTCTCGACCTCGCCCGTGACAGCGTCAACCTCGGGCATCGAAAGATACTTTTTTTCGATCAGGTCGGTTTCGAAATTCGTCCTGGTGGCATCGATTATTTCCTTCAGGCTTATTTTTTCAAGCGAGCGCGACGGGACAAAGCATGGCGGGTCGTCCGCTGTTTCTATGACCAGGTTATTCTGCGTGAGGTCGCCGAGGGTCTCCTCGACCGGCTCATGAGGCAGGCGCAGTCGTTCCGTGAGCGATTCCATGGTCCACTTGCCGAGGTCGTAGTAGAAGTTATAGCCGATGAGATACATTATGATGAGCGAAAGCTTCTCCTTGAGCTTAGTGCTCAGGTTGAACACTTCTTTCCTGAGGGTGATGAACCTCAGGTTTTGATGGCAGAACGTGAGCTCCGCCCCTACGAGGACTATGAGCCAGTTGAGGTAGAGCCAGATCATGAAAATTATAAGCACCGCTAGGCTCGAATAAACGGCGGCGTATCTCGTCGAGGACGCGACCGCCAGATGAAAAAACCAGCTTGTCGCGTGCCACGCGATACCTGCAGCAACTCCTCCGGCGAGAGCGGACTTAATATGCACCTTCGTATTCGGGATGATGATGTAGATGACCGTGAATACGATTATCACGAAAAGAAACGGTATGACTTTTCCGAATGCGAAGAATATCGTCCCGACCGGCTCTATATCTAGGAGCTTTCCTACTATCGTGTTGCTCGAAAGCGTGGCCGTCACGCCGAATACGGCGAACAGGAGCACGGGCCCTATTATCAGCGTGGTTATGTAATCGCTCAGCCTCCTGGCGATGCTCCTCCCTTTCCTAATCTTCCAGATTATGTTCATCGAATCCTCAATCTTCGTGATTACGGATATCGAGGTGTATATGAGCATGACAAGTCCCGCTACTCCGAGGACGCCGAAGTTGATCTTTCCTATGAACTCCATGATCCTGTGGGTAACCTCTATTCCCTTTTCCCCGAGAGGTTCGAGGAACTTCAAAAGGAAGGGCTCGAGCTGGTTATCGACGACTCCGAATGCCTTCAGGATCGATATTACGAACGCGAGGAGAGGGACGAGGGAGAGGAGAGTAGTGTAAACGAGGCTCATCGCCCTTAAAGCAAGCTCGTTTTCCCTGTATTCCCTGAGAGTTACATATGATAACCTGATAAGGTTTATGAAGATCGAATCCCGTTTCTTGAGTGTGTCGGTGTCGATCCGCCAGAGCTGACGCGAAAAGAAATAGTTAATTTTTTTGACCAGTTCCGGCATATGCTTTCACTATTACTATAATATCATTTTACACCCGGATTTTGAATCTTAAGCTAAAGTTTTAGAGCCGGGCTGCTTAATATTCCTTTTTTTATCTGTTATTTCGAGGCGCAGCCGAGAAATCTGTCTTTTGCTTTTCCGACATTCACAGAATCCGGCGGCACACAATGTGTGCTCATATGCTATCCTTCCGAATCTCCTCTGCCTAACCTGCATCTGATTCCTAGCCGTTCGCCCTGAGCCTGTCGAAGGGCGGTGCTTTTCGATGACATTACAGAATTGGCGTTAAGAAAATCAGCTGTTAACGCGTCAAAATCTATCACGGGACGATTCCGAGCAAGTGAGGATTCGAACGCCCTCGCTTATGGGCAACAATGTCAATTAAATCGGGGCACATATAAGCTACTACGCTGCTTATTGGGTGGAATTGATAGATTTTAGCGTTAACTTGGGATTTCTAGTCAATTCTGTACAGTCTTGATTTTTGCTTCTTTGTATCAAGACAAAGAAGAAAGAACGATAACCTTTTTTCAACCTCAAGAGCATCACGAGACAAAGCCCGGCGATGAAAATATGGGTCCCCCGCGGTCGTCTAATCGAGATCGAAGCAGATCTTCCTGAAGCTGCACGTCTCGCACAATCTTTCGTTGTTGGTCCTCGGGAAGTCCTTCATGACCGCGATATTCTTATCCGGGTCTCTGAGCAGGCTCTTCATTCCCGCGATGCTGTCGTTTATGTATTCTACACCTTCATTCAGCTCACCGGCGCTGAACCTGTGCGCTCTCGGGCCGTCCCCGAGAAGGCTGTATTCTGTGAGCGAGACTTGATCTAACGGGACCTCGAGCTCTTCGACGGCGAATATCGTATATACGAGGAACTGGAGCCTGTCCGCCTCACCGGCTCCGGTCTTCCAATCTACGATTTCCACCGTATTTCCCTTTTCATAAGCGAGGTCGAGCTTGACGAACACCGTCTCTGGAGTGAACGAAAAAGCTGAAGCGGTCATGCTCTCTATCGATATTATTTTCTCTTTAGGCAGATTTTTTACGACTTCCAGGACTTGTGAATCGTAGAAGCTTTCAAGACACCGTATCGCTTCGTCGTAGGTCTGCCTCCATACTTCGTCCGGTACTTCTGTATTGTACTCGTGCTCGAAGAGCGCTGTCACGTTTCTGAGACTCCCGTTCTTTTGCCAGTAAAGGCCGTCCCTGGAATACCTGAAATCGCTCCTCATCAGCTCGGTCACCCTTTTCTTCGATTTCTCAGGCGGGGTCAGACTGCCCGTGGATACGAGCTCCGTCAGAACCCTTTCGATCTCGTGATGTACCGTGGAGCCTTTCCACTGCCACCTGTTCTGGAGGTTCTTGAGCACATAAAGTGTTCTCGTCGTCTCATCCTGGTGGTTCTTGTCCCATCCGCCCCAAGAGCCGTAGTAGTTGTAGTAGTACTTCCGTTTGCACTCCTTGAAAAGGGAGTCCCTGGAAACCGACCAGCTGAATTCATTCTTGAAATCACTCATTAAGGTTTCCGCTTAAGGCAGCACGAGCTCCATTATCAGCGTACGAGGGGCGGGCCCCCGGACGCTTTCGGAAGCCGTCCTGCCCGAGAATCTGAACCCGAATTTCCTGTAGAGGCTTATCGCGGGCCCGTTGCCCCTGTCGACTTCAAGCACTATGTTTCTGCAGCTTTTGTCCATTGCGGCTTCTATCGAGCGGTCGAGCAGCTGTGAGCCTATTCCCTTCCTCCTGTGCTTCTCGTCGACGGCCAGTGCGCTAATATAATATTCATCGTCTCCGATGTCGG comes from the Thermodesulfobacteriota bacterium genome and includes:
- a CDS encoding PD-(D/E)XK nuclease family protein — encoded protein: MSDFKNEFSWSVSRDSLFKECKRKYYYNYYGSWGGWDKNHQDETTRTLYVLKNLQNRWQWKGSTVHHEIERVLTELVSTGSLTPPEKSKKRVTELMRSDFRYSRDGLYWQKNGSLRNVTALFEHEYNTEVPDEVWRQTYDEAIRCLESFYDSQVLEVVKNLPKEKIISIESMTASAFSFTPETVFVKLDLAYEKGNTVEIVDWKTGAGEADRLQFLVYTIFAVEELEVPLDQVSLTEYSLLGDGPRAHRFSAGELNEGVEYINDSIAGMKSLLRDPDKNIAVMKDFPRTNNERLCETCSFRKICFDLD
- a CDS encoding efflux RND transporter periplasmic adaptor subunit, with translation MKHRTSGSPLRKIAILALIMILCSCGGEEKDETPVQVIRPVKTITLGGGQGFGRSFPGKVQGSQRVNLAFRVRGPLIEFPVNEGDEVKQGQLLARLDPRDYEIAYDEAYAQYVEAQADYKRYKDLYERNAVPLADLDVRRAKRDTAKAKLEYAKANIEYTYLKAPFSGYVGAKFVENFQEVNSFDDILSLQDLSKVEIVIDLPENILASSKQGDVAQLYATFQSAPGEEFPLTIKEISAQADPRTQTYRATLSMDQPGTIRVLPGMTAQVHVVGKASETGNGSYFIVPAIAVVTGDGADQYVWVVDQNDMTVHKRVVKVGAVTGQKEIEILGGLKVGEMIAVTGIAQLKEGMQVTLLE
- a CDS encoding YihY/virulence factor BrkB family protein — its product is MPELVKKINYFFSRQLWRIDTDTLKKRDSIFINLIRLSYVTLREYRENELALRAMSLVYTTLLSLVPLLAFVISILKAFGVVDNQLEPFLLKFLEPLGEKGIEVTHRIMEFIGKINFGVLGVAGLVMLIYTSISVITKIEDSMNIIWKIRKGRSIARRLSDYITTLIIGPVLLFAVFGVTATLSSNTIVGKLLDIEPVGTIFFAFGKVIPFLFVIIVFTVIYIIIPNTKVHIKSALAGGVAAGIAWHATSWFFHLAVASSTRYAAVYSSLAVLIIFMIWLYLNWLIVLVGAELTFCHQNLRFITLRKEVFNLSTKLKEKLSLIIMYLIGYNFYYDLGKWTMESLTERLRLPHEPVEETLGDLTQNNLVIETADDPPCFVPSRSLEKISLKEIIDATRTNFETDLIEKKYLSMPEVDAVTGEVENAISAALGGTSLRDLVVSKTENRD
- a CDS encoding CVNH domain-containing protein yields the protein MNSTSPVKRIAALSFALMICFIISNVYANAQNLPPGSYKDTCRSINVYGGNLTAQCQKADGSWKNTSIQYYDCEGGITNENGNLTCKHKPKPDKPLPRGSYKQSCKDSYVEGKWLYSKCKRTNGNWNNTSIKYADCGKDIWNNNGVLTCGGGTSNLPKGSYKETCKDAYVDGKWLYAKCRKNNGSWYSTSIKYTDCNKDIWNDNGVLTCGGGGGSGLPKGSYKESCKNIYVEGNVLEADCLNRNGKYSHTSIKYKNCNKGVWNDKGTLRCN
- a CDS encoding TolC family protein, with translation MTPAGVKTLVSFLSLLIFTIISASPEARGVNIGIVFDGPSDLNYRVLEAYKKEIGDLTEGEFTVLFPEDKIITSDWTSAGVKAAIERQLSDPGVDILITLGIIGSTEAAGRTAFPKPVIAPWVIDPVLMGLTPAEGGGSGVGNLYYLSRPVTIGRDIKRFRDIVGFKRMALLYMPLMTELIPALENSVKKISAENDIIIELVPARASVAESLSAIPADAEAVFVSPIINYTGSQMAELYDGLIEKNLPSFSMMGKREVETGALIGLTPEHNITREARRVALVVQSILLGDQAGDFPVEFSEEELLTVNMATARAIKFSPSWSILTEASLINEEPAEKGRTLTLEQAVNESVEVNLDLLAADQFVAAGAQDIRLAMAELLPQSDIFAANTYIDKDRAEASLGTQPQRDISVGGNVSQLIYSERAWSNLTVQKRLQESREFTRDEVRLDIIAATAIGYLNVLRAKTIERIQKENLKLTKSNLEIAKVRRDIGVASPAEVYRWESQISSDRIDVVNSEADRKNTEILVNRLLHRPQGEEYTTVETGLEDPSLLVSDPRLEKYVDNPESFKVFMDFMVNLGLKLSPAIAAIDSEIAAQDRILTSTKRAFWSPTIFAFGELRQFLYEGGAGSDVNIPPDFPIDIATADDTEWTVQIQASFPLFRGGAKIADYKKARSELSRLRYERDSTAEKVEEQIRTSLNASGASYPSIGFALDAAEAAHKNLELVTDSYSRGVVSILDLLDAQNAALSADLNAANSVYNFLIDLMNVQRASGRFDFFTSPQERDELFRMLDDFYNKPAETDNKTDAGPAGPPEE
- a CDS encoding efflux RND transporter permease subunit, with product MKIAELSIRKNVITITLTIVVVYAGFKSFQSLPRLEDPEFTIKEAIITTPYPGASASEVEKEVTNVIEKAVQELGQLKRVESTSSRGLSTVKAVIKDEYDKKSLPQVWDELRRKVNDYQSQLPPGAGPSLVNDDYGDVYGVYLAITGEGYTYAELKDYADLLKRELLLVKDVKKIILYGEQPEAVYVEMSRPKMAALEISQMDIYNALRAKNLPSDAGDIDVGTEKYPISPTGEFTSEEEFGDLLVSSRGGKNLVYLRDVADVRRGYREPPKNMLRYNGKPAIGLAISTVLGGNVVTMGEGIEQKVKELEPLAPLGMELEVISLQSESVTQSINGFVINLIEAIVIVVVVLLFAMGLRSGLIIGAVLFITICGTFVFMGMWNITLERISLGALIIALGMLVDNAIVVVDGMRIKMEQGEDAISAANDIVGQTAMPLLGATVVAVLAFAAIGTSKDSTGEYCRSLFQVILISLMFSWVTAVTITPLLCKHFLIGKKKPGKVDSNAKDPYAGRFFQTYKKLLIAAISRRYVTVGIVVGIFILSIIGFGFVKTMFFPTATRPQFFVELYFPEGYRIEDTAKELDAAEKYLRGVEGVTDVITEIGGGDPRFLLTYVPGKSSSSYAVILATVENYNVIDPIFQKTQDDLEKLLPNAVVNVRKFLLGPGEGGKIQLRISGPDRMVLRELAGKVKEILNADPQAKAVRDEWKEKVKVVRPQMEEAQASQLGISRPEVARAFEESFSGTTTGIYRDKSTFEPQLMPIIARAPEYERMNLDTLQSLQIWSTAAGRMIPIGQVISGFNTETEDANIGRRDRVTMIKIHADPRTELPSELLARVKPEIEKALNVDVGRVTGQDFGPEDNPFQDFDHEVIPIRDSDQLPLKGLPGYYIAWGGEAEDSARANAGLQKSIPVFFAMMVLIVVFLFNSVRQPLIIWLTVPLSIIGVTVGLILFKQPFGFMALLGLLSLSGMLIKNAIVLIDQIDTEIKSGKDRYQSVVDSGVSRLNPVMMAAATTILGMIPLLQDAFFVSMAVTIMFGLLVATVLTLVVVPVLYTIFFKIPNPSR